CTTCAAATTCATATCAAGGATTGCGACGAGTAAATAGCTCGAACCTGTCCCAATCTCGAGTCGGGTTCTTGAAATTTTGACACAAATCTGCCCCCAACTCCCAGTTCATTTTGCGATaattttgaatataaaaaaaaaaaaatcaattcaagcatGAGATAGTACAATTGCATAAATAACCTCGTGCTCCTAGGGGGAAAATTTAGTTATACAATTAACCGGGTATGAGTTAAAGGATACCTACCAACCAACCAAAATCGAAGGGCACCTATCGTCCTTGAATTCATAACAATCTAATGTGAATTTGACACGAGacgaaaatatttcaattgtgaattaataaataaataatatatatatatatatatatatatatattttataatgaAAAAGTTCCGTCATATATAATAGTGCAGTAATACTCTACGTTctcacaaaacaaaagaaaatccttttttttttcaatactcATTCCTTATTTTATTAGTTAACCAACCAAATGCCAAACTTATTCCAAACCCTATAGAGATGTCTAAACGGATACCAAGATCCATCTTGTAAATTGAATGCCAACCCAATCAAACTTACTAATTCTTCCATTGAACGTGAGATTGTAGTTTTCCAAGTTATTGCGAGTAAGTACCCTCTCACGTGTGCCTTTCAATCTCGCAAGCTTGCatcatttgcttttctttgtgaaacaaattttttttttttttggactgaTTGTCACGCACTAAACTTAGTCAATTTTTCCAGGCTTGTCATTCATGTTGAAGACAAGCATTCACACACTATTACTTCTTTAATAATAGCAATTATAGCTATATTATCAAGTGTTCCAAGGGCAATTAACAAGATTGATTATGTATCTTGTTTACGAAAGCTCGCCCCTAGAGCCCTAGCTTGTAacccaaaaacaattttgaaattttactaGTAAAAAAACAGGAGAAATTTCTAACCTCGAATAAAAACAAGATTAGCAAtacaggcaaaaaaaaaaaaaaaactttcagaCAAGTGTATTTAAagtctaaaatttgtcaataaagAATAATTTGAGTctcaaaattttccaaatgtgtaattgagtcttaaaacttatcaaaaaaatacaatcaacaaAAAGACGTaatcaattgcactttcgtaacaagttttatattttataaaagtgttaggacttaattacactttcacaataagttttaggacttaattgtactgtttttgaaaatttaggactcaattgcactttcgtaacaagttttagaacttctagtgcacttatcccaaaaaaaaaaaaaaattgcacttttaccTTTAAATGATTGACATGTgaataaattcaattacaaAGCTATCTTTATGTACACTTGTTAACATTGAATAGGTATGAAATTCTTTACACTGATGATGGATCTAATGAAAATCCATAACAGTAATTTCAAAGCATATTTAACTAGTTTTAGTAGGTGTCTTCAGACgttattttttaacatttttcagaGAGATGTACCAAGGGAATTAATACGTGAGCAAAGGAGATCTTATGCATTGGGATTTGGGTGATTGTGGGGCCCTCAAGGTCAGATAATTTCCCTCGAATGCATAATCGTCCTACGTTTGAACTTGGCCTAAAGAAATTGGACGCGCACGGGACCAAGAACTTCGACTATGTCACTTAATGGGTacataattgaaatatcttTTCAAGAAAGATCCAACAGAGCCAAGCATAGGAAAGAATTGATGCAAGTGTCtctaagaaattatttttttctgaattacAACAGCTTATGGTCAAAACGTTCGATATTGTTAACCGCAACACAAATTAGAGGTACTACGCAATCCTTGCATAAAAGCCGGAACAGAAATTATAATTGGGAGAGCTTGGCCATTTGATATAGAACTTGAATTTAATTGTAAGGTACACGGTCGGTGCAAAATGTCTTTCACAAATAatcatgaaatgaaaattatcatCTTTTGAAGGAATGAATTCgattattgaaattcaaaatagatAGGCAACTTAAGTATGTTTTGTAGGTAACGGGCTATAGTCTCCAGCGATTAAATTGAGTCAAAAACTTGAAACAATTACGACTGATGTCCCACGTACAATTTCTTCAGATTTCTTTCAGAAGTGCTCTTGAGATAATTGTTAGacaattaaaagagaaatattaCAATCATCTATGCACCGACTTTTCTCATAATACGTGCAATTGACGCTTTGAGAATTGAATCTTTTCTTGTATAGTATGCTTAACTAATGTGCGGAGAGCTCTCACCGATACAATCATGTTTCTCACGCTGATATAGATCTAGTTTTCTGCATATGCATCTTCTAGTGGGAAGAGTACAGATCCTGCAGATCTTTAAATGTCATGGGCTTGATCTATTAGATTTCAGAAGTTGCAATAAGTATTGTGCCTCCCATGTCAGTTAAGCAGGGATTGAATGAGCAATTAATTTATATCCTCGGTCACTAGCTAGACATTggaagctagagagagagagagagagagcagcttAGAGCTGAAGAAATTGATGAGAAGAGCCAACTGAACGCACATCATGCAGATGTGGGCTCTCTCTTAAAGCCGAGCCCTTCACACTTCCAGCTATTGATCGAAGAAGTGTAGCCTCTCCCTCCCTTGCAGTTGTCAGCTCCCTCTCCTGTAACCCTCCTATAAAACAGTTTTCAGTTTTACTTGCCTGTCtgctctctctcacacacactccagagagagagagagagagtctttcGTGGTGAAGTAATAAtggtttcttttcaaaattcaacaCCCCATTCTCCGAAACAGAGGGGGCCGATCATTCGAGGTCTGGAGAGTCTGTCCAAAAAGAGAAAGTGGGAAGAGATGCTACGAACACGGCGAGGGCAACGGCAAGTTGAAGCTGAAGAAGCCCTAGGGAAACGATCATCCCAGTCATCAGAGACAACGGAAGCCACGAGGACAGTGCTCGACATCGAGCTCCACCTCGAAACTCCTTTGCCTTTGGAGTGGCAACAACACCTTGATATTCAGGTATATTAGTCTCACGTAACATACTTGTTAAGATCATGCGGATTCATTAGTCTCGAAAAGCAGTGCAAGACGTGTTTGATCCATGTAACTAAATCGACTCATAGAAAGTCAGTATTTGACAAAGATTTTTTGCTTCCTTTTTAAGAAAGGAAGctttcagaaaaaagaaagagaagtcaTAATCGATGTAGATCCTCTCTATTCTTTAATAATCTGTGCGACATACATAAAATCTCGATGCTTGATTTGGATCATCTCTATTCCAACTTTGATTTGAGTGATGATCTTCTACATCCTGATGCAACTTTTACCGAGACAGAACGAGCACAACGTAATATATTTGGTTTGTTTTGGCAATTGAGTGAACATTACATCGATGGCCAAAAGAAATTCGATATTACATTAAACTATTGATGGATATTCATGCTTCATCCTCGTATAAAATTTAGAGGTCAGTGTTTATTTATAAAGTCCTCTTATCCTAGCCTTTGGCCGGTTTGCCTGATGGGCGATTTTTATGTGAAAAGTACATCTTATTGGCACACATGTAATCACCAAGAATAGGGCAGAGCAGCAGACAGTTGTAGGAAAATACAGACATTAATTGAGCAACTTACGTGCCTCGGTTCTCTTGCAGTCCGGACAGATACACTTCTACAACACAAGAACGCACAAAAGAACGTCAAAAGATCCTAGAGAAACCTCGGACACAGGTCACGCAGCTAGTCCTGGTAATCACGTGAGCCTAGAGCTCGAGCTCAACCTCCCTTATAACCACGACCAGCAAGACGATCACGAGGTCCTATCCTCAGGAACAATGCGTGACTCCCGGAATCTCTCAGAGAAGAAATCAGGACGACAAGTGAAGAAGATGCGGCCGTGGTTGGGATTAGAGACGAGAAACGAAaccaaaggagaagaagaagacgaggaggaggaggaggaggatcaaATGGTCGCAACAGTTTGCGGGAGGTGTCACATGCTGGTGATGCTATGCAAGTCGTCTCCGACGTGCCCCAACTGCAAGTTCTTGCACCCCCCAGACCAGAGCCATCGGAGACTCTTCAACGGTCGGCGTAGCCTCCTATGTTAATAGTGATAGTTTGAGACATATGTAAAACCCTAAGCTTTGCATATTAATTAGTACTAGGTTTACCGGGATGATGAATATATTCATAACCCAAGAAGTTTGTCCTGTGGTCGTCCCTtcgagagagaaacagagagacagagagttaAGAATGGAAGTGGGACTACCGCAGATGACTGTAATGATAGGTAGTCCGATATAATATAGTATGATGTATATTTGCAAGGACAATTTTATGTGTTTCCTCTCCCTAGGTCCCAGGCAAATGGATCATGAATGGACCCAATTGAAATGGGGAATTGGTTACGGATGAATGGATGTGTGGATGGGTGACCACCCCTATGCTTTTTGGGCGTGTTTCGTGGCGCGGATGGAGACTATCCAAATCGACATTTGATGACACACCTTGGATGGACAAATCCAGATATATCCAGATAACAATCCAAATGATATGTTCTGACTCCGGGGCGAGATGATTGTACTCGGCCTAGATTGGTtatcagattttttttatttttttaaaaaagcaaatgaaaataatgaGACGTGAACAATAGTTGTTCATTTTGTCCTCGGGACTCGCTTTTGACAACCACTGCGCCGTTAAAATTTTAAAGCCGTCACAAGATGGTGGttgccccctctctctctctctctctctctctctctctctatctctatctctatctctctctctctctctctctctctatctctatctctctctctctaggctTACGAAACACGTTGTTGAATAGGATACAATCGTCCCCAGTTGTTAAA
The sequence above is drawn from the Eucalyptus grandis isolate ANBG69807.140 chromosome 11, ASM1654582v1, whole genome shotgun sequence genome and encodes:
- the LOC104451882 gene encoding uncharacterized protein LOC104451882, whose translation is MVSFQNSTPHSPKQRGPIIRGLESLSKKRKWEEMLRTRRGQRQVEAEEALGKRSSQSSETTEATRTVLDIELHLETPLPLEWQQHLDIQSGQIHFYNTRTHKRTSKDPRETSDTGHAASPGNHVSLELELNLPYNHDQQDDHEVLSSGTMRDSRNLSEKKSGRQVKKMRPWLGLETRNETKGEEEDEEEEEEDQMVATVCGRCHMLVMLCKSSPTCPNCKFLHPPDQSHRRLFNGRRSLLC